A region of the Zerene cesonia ecotype Mississippi unplaced genomic scaffold, Zerene_cesonia_1.1 Zces_u006, whole genome shotgun sequence genome:
AAAGAAATACAGAAAGgacatacaataaaagaaaaacatgttcaaatggcggtcttatcgctaggaAGCAATCTCTTAgcagctttataaaattagtgtagaaaacatacatttatttaacaattccTGTTGCGGTACCACGACCTCCAGCTCGCAGCCCGGCTGCGGACTCACCCCACCGTTGGGGTAGAAGTCCACATGCCCCACGTTCCTGTTATATCCTGAAATGTTTCCAATCGTCTCCTGTTACTGTTTTTCCTTACCCCATGATAGTTATTACGCGCGATCGTAGAATCAAGaagtcctgggttcaattcccagTGAGGACTAACCAAAGATAATGTCTCGGTTTGGTAAGACCGAAAATTCGATTTCGATTTGCTACTTGTCTATCTAGGCTACACATGTACCATTACACATGTACCCATACCCAAAAACTTCAAATTCCCAACTTTAAGTTGTTATTTTGCGTGCATTGACAGCCTTAGTtggtgtgtttgtttatattaggataatataataaactggaaattattgtattgtcaccgattcttgataagtgtacaaagtttgaatttgtCCCTTCAAAGtaggtcaaaatcgagtctaaaggaggaggatacataaaaacatacaggtgaagctaatgaAACGTTATGGAAGAAAGTCTATTCACCAAATATTCCAGCGTCCGTGTGGATTACATCGACGAATTCACCATCTGAGGGGTCGAGTCTTTGATCGAGTGGTATCTTGTCAAAGAGAGGTTTCGCCGGATCGAGACCGGTTATACGTGACACGCGACCTGGGGAAAAAATGGTTgtctgtaaagtcggtttactgacgatggttttttttttttttattcatgatagggaagcgcttgaccacgatctcgcctgatggtaagctgagatgtggtctaagatggagcgcgcttccctagaaggtacctgttcattcttctcttgaagacctccagattgtactcgtcggggaacacagactcaggaagcatgttccaatcccttgcggttcgaataaagaatgtGGAATCGAACCGCTTCGTCCGGGTACATGGAACGTCCACCAAATAGCGGTGCCTAGAGTCTGTGCGCCTCGACGATCGATGGAAAAATGGGGATGGCGGAATTAGGCTGTGTAATTCTGCAGCGCACTCTCCAAAGTGTATCCGATAAAAGACCGATAAACTAGCCACTCTGCGGCGATGACCGAAGCTCTGGAGTCTTTTGCCTACGAGATCATCGTCGTTTATGAGCTTCTTGGCACGCCTCTCTATTGCCTCAAGTTgaacgtgacaacgtctttagAAAATACTGATGGAACACTGCCGAACGCGAAGGCCGATTGTGACTCTCTGTCGCTCGCTCCGCGCTCTCGCTTGCGCTTCAAGCCTTATATGGAATGCCTCAGAGCGAGGTAACGCCGCATGAGTCATGTTTTTTCGTGCGTGCAGCCGGCACAATCGAATtataagacgttgtcacgtcaaaaaatatttaaatgacgtATATAATGTACTAGCTGTAGCACTTGAGGCccattttcttttcctcatccttcccagtccatccGATTGTCGATCCTTGccttattgtttaaaaatccGCGACGTCACTCTCGTGATACCCATATATAACCTATCTCTGTGCCAAACTTCATACacatacgataagctgttttcacgtgaaagagtgacaaacatatacattcattcattcatccaTTTAGACTTTTGTAATTCCGACAATTTGTACGCGCATAAGTTTCATAAGAATGCAAGGAAAGCATGGCCCACCTGATTTTAAGCTATGTCCGGCGACACCGGCTGCATGCGCTCCGAGGCTGTGTCCCACTAGATGGGTTTGATTCAGTTTAAGACCTCTGAAAAGAAATACCATCATAATATGTGTCATAAATTGTGTGTCACATTGTTTGCCcgcaatggactcctaaactgctcgaccgattttaatcaaatttgcacaccatgtgcagtttgatccaacttaagagataggatagtttatattatttcaattacgataaatgactacggGCGGAGctggggcgtgcagctagtataaatagATTGTCGGACTAGGTTATTAGTTTccagaaatttttaatatatcgtTGGCATCTgatcttattatataacagtCGTACATATGCAGTATCGTAACagtttataggtatatatgctcagatctttaaaacttcgcaacggattttgatggagttttttttttaagagagtgattcaagagccaactttatatgtattgtaacATTAAGCTACTCCGAATTTCACGCATACCAAGCCGCGGACATAtgctagttaaaaatataatcactaGAATACGATAAACGGTTACAAGGGTGACTGTTTCCTAAATATCGAATCATGTACGGAGACCTCACCTCGATACCAAATAGTCGATGAACTGTCCCCCAATTCGGCCTATATACCACGTATTGGCAGCGGCCGTGAAGTACCATGGACCGGCCTCCAGACGCTGTGCGTCCACCATGATCACGTTGGTGTCGCCACGGTGCACGAGAGCTGGAAATGATTATTGACTGACGAAACACGAAACcacttttaaattgtcagaactggaacaaattttaatggaactATATGGcaggttttcttttaaaataagatcTCGGTGAGTTAAGTGGGGGAGCCGCAGCcgtagatagcccatttattgagaaaggctttaggctatataatatcTGGTACAACGTGCGTAAAACTTCTCTTCTCCATCGACTCACCTTCTCTCACGAATAACGCGCTGCCGTCCATCGGAGTTTCCATGAACGCATGGAAGTATATCACCGTGCGATCGTGGAAGTCGATGCTGGACGCGAAGAGGCTCTCATCGTCATCGATGCCGAGAAACTGTGGCTCGTTGGGGTTGTGCCTGGAATGTGATGATGGATTGAcctatgtagtgatttaatGGCCGTGAGCGATACAGTCAAATGTAATGGAATGGAAGTCAATCCTGGATTATTAGCTAAATTTCAATGTGTCGCTCCCGGAGTGTTTTGAACATATGAACACCGTTTTAAcctacttcaaaaaaggaggttatcatTTCAACTGTGTTTCTCATAAActtttactgggtgaatcgattttaaggtttctttttttgttactagcgccttccatgtggtcccatttcattttaatctttttatgaCTATTTGATGATGgatggtttgtttttttttcttaaacaattgacttttaaatttgatcatttcaatgaaagaaaatatagaaagaaagaaaagaaaaacattcgTTTTCACACAGACATACACGCACTCACAACAGATGATAACAGAAAACAGaagcatacaataaatcaaaaaagaagagaaaaaaaaaaacaaaaattaacggCTAGACTTAACGATTGTGATTGGCTGCGTGTGCCAATGAATGTGTGTATATGTACATTCAATGTACAGGTGACCAAGTCTGCATGTTTTTTAACACCCTTTTATTGGCTTCAcctgtgtttgtatgtaacagaCTCGGTTAGACTCTTTTACCCAATTAAAGTagacgtaccaaatttcattgtaatcggttcagaactttttgcgtgaaagagcaaataatacacacacacacacacacatccttacaaactttcgcatttataatattaatatcctaTCCGGATTAGTAGGAAcaattagtaggaagtaggattatttcaatactattaaactaaaaaaaaaaaaatggttgcctgtaaagtcggttttacgagcgaagattttacgtgacaacgtcttttttccaacgccaagaacgctcgagaaagacagagacagagacacaagcacgcgccgattcaatgcgcctaattctctagtgctgctcgcgcggcggaccgatcatagttcggtgactcatcgtaacgttaccgggcgttacactttttcatgagtgacccggccgcaacctaatttaagacgttgtcacgtcaaaaaaccaaaaaatctTTGTTATATATACTGGGC
Encoded here:
- the LOC119838867 gene encoding inactive pancreatic lipase-related protein 1-like; its protein translation is MQNALPIACFLSVIRPPGVQFENALLQITPVNKDKCPYVREKNDIGFQLYTRHNPNEPQFLGIDDDESLFASSIDFHDRTVIYFHAFMETPMDGSALFVREALVHRGDTNVIMVDAQRLEAGPWYFTAAANTWYIGRIGGQFIDYLVSRGLKLNQTHLVGHSLGAHAAGVAGHSLKSGRVSRITGLDPAKPLFDKIPLDQRLDPSDGEFVDVIHTDAGIFGYNRNVGHVDFYPNGGVSPQPGCELEVVVPQQELLNKYFCSHWRSYRFFSESVLRPKSFVASKCSSWKDYSKGRCASGARAHMGYGVDRKARGTYFLVTHRQSPFSIE